From Amycolatopsis sp. YIM 10, the proteins below share one genomic window:
- a CDS encoding cobalt-precorrin-6A reductase, which yields MEKVLILGGTAEARALAAALTERGVPVVSSLAGRVARPRLPVGEVRVGGFGGPDGLAAWLAEQRVDAVVDATHPFAERISASAVAATRLAGVRLLRLERPGWQASPGDDWHWASSLPEAADLLPGLGRRVFLTSGRQGLPAFAHLDDLWFLIRCVDPPEPPLPRRHELLLSRGPYQVDGEIELLRTHRIEVLVTKDSGGGMTAAKLHAARQLGLPVVLVRRPSPAGAPRTVATVDAVLDWLPRED from the coding sequence GTGGAGAAGGTCCTCATCCTCGGTGGCACGGCGGAGGCGCGCGCACTGGCCGCCGCGCTGACCGAGCGCGGGGTGCCGGTGGTGTCGTCGCTGGCCGGACGGGTGGCGCGCCCGCGCCTGCCGGTCGGTGAGGTGCGCGTCGGCGGCTTCGGCGGTCCGGACGGTCTCGCCGCGTGGCTGGCGGAGCAGCGCGTCGACGCGGTGGTCGACGCGACCCATCCGTTCGCGGAACGCATCTCGGCCTCGGCGGTGGCCGCCACCCGGCTGGCCGGTGTCCGGTTGCTGCGGCTCGAACGCCCGGGGTGGCAGGCCTCACCCGGTGACGATTGGCACTGGGCCTCCTCGCTGCCCGAGGCGGCGGACCTGCTGCCCGGACTGGGCCGTCGGGTGTTCCTCACCAGCGGGCGGCAGGGCCTTCCGGCCTTCGCCCACCTCGACGACCTGTGGTTCCTCATCCGCTGCGTCGATCCGCCGGAGCCGCCGCTGCCCCGGCGGCACGAACTGCTGCTCAGCCGCGGCCCGTACCAGGTGGACGGCGAAATCGAACTGCTGCGCACGCACCGGATCGAGGTCCTCGTCACCAAGGACAGCGGCGGCGGGATGACCGCCGCCAAACTGCACGCGGCGCGGCAGCTGGGCCTGCCGGTGGTCCTGGTCCGGCGCCCCTCGCCCGCCGGCGCACCGCGCACGGTCGCCACCGTGGACGCCGTCCTCGACTGGCTACCGCGCGAGGATTAG